From the genome of Gracilinanus agilis isolate LMUSP501 chromosome 2, AgileGrace, whole genome shotgun sequence, one region includes:
- the EGR4 gene encoding early growth response protein 4 has product MLNMSEFCPEALFAKYPEGCIETSQETLRPGRDPSLAGFPGGDFLSSALSGACDTSDYFFLEGPSSSPQPGLSYTGSFFIQAIPEHPHDQEALFNLMSGILGLAPFPGPDGAVPRAPLDTLYATSPDTSLPGPLDLFPADLGSTTSFPETPWETSPTAGTSPQCLYEPQPSPPDVKPSLRAPPVSPDLDAAPAFKAPYGPWDLLSAGAPSYLPQGSYQPSPEAGFPPLGSKIEDLLQISCPADLPGPANRIYAGTYDAFSLSSSSQLPSGDFGEGGEALQPGLSLSPPGEGGGGGDLLARAQPSPLSLTLPGPSSDFPAVPPTTTEFPGAAQLPPPTAAPQQSQPPQSQSQPAQAEPRRKGRRGGKCSPRCFCPRPHAKAFACPVESCVRSFARSDELNRHLRIHTGHKPFQCRICLRNFSRSDHLTTHVRTHTGEKPFACDVCGRRFARSDEKKRHGKVHLKQKARAEERLKGLGFYALGLSFAAL; this is encoded by the exons ATGCTGAACATGAGCGAATTCTGCCCAGAAGCGCTTTTCGCCAAGTACCCTGAGGGATGTATTGAGACCAGCCAGGAGACTTTGCGACCAGGGAGAGACCCCTCCCTCGCTGGCTTTCCGGGAG GTGATTTCCTGAGCTCTGCTCTGAGTGGCGCCTGCGATACCTCAGATTATTTCTTTCTAGAGGGTCCCTCTTCCTCACCCCAACCGGGCCTCAGCTACACTGGCAGCTTCTTCATCCAGGCCATCCCGGAGCACCCACACGACCAGGAGGCCCTGTTCAATCTCATGTCGGGAATCCTTGGCCTGGCTCCTTTCCCTGGACCCGACGGGGCGGTCCCTCGGGCCCCGCTGGACACCCTGTATGCTACCAGTCCTGACACCTCACTGCCTGGGCCCTTGGACCTTTTCCCTGCTGACCTGGGCTCCACCACCTCCTTTCCGGAGACACCCTGGGAGACCTCGCCGACTGCGGGCACCTCCCCGCAGTGTCTCTACGAACCCCAGCCGTCCCCACCCGACGTCAAGCCAAGCCTCCGAGCCCCTCCCGTGTCGCCTGACCTGGACGCCGCCCCGGCCTTCAAAGCCCCTTACGGGCCTTGGGACCTCTTGTCGGCTGGCGCCCCGAGTTATTTGCCCCAGGGAAGCTACCAGCCTAGTCCCGAGGCTGGCTTCCCCCCACTTGGCTCCAAGATCGAAGACCTACTGCAAATCAGCTGTCCCGCGGACCTGCCAGGTCCAGCCAACAGAATCTACGCAGGCACCTATGATGCCTTCTCCCTGTCCAGCTCCAGTCAGCTGCCCTCGGGAGACtttggggaagggggggaggcCCTCCAGCCAGGGCTCAGCCTGAGTCCCCCCGGGGAGGGAGGCGGCGGTGGGGACCTCCTAGCCCGGGCGCAACCGTCTCCACTTAGCCTCACTCTCCCCGGCCCATCCTCAGACTTCCCCGCGGTGCCACCCACGACGACCGAATTCCCCGGGGCTGCGCAGCTCCCGCCCCCGACGGCAGCCCCGCAGCAATCGCAACCGCCGCAGTCGCAATCGCAGCCTGCCCAAGCCGAGCCTCGGCGCAAAGGGCGGCGGGGCGGCAAGTGCAGTCCTCGCTGCTTCTGTCCTCGGCCCCACGCCAAGGCCTTCGCCTGCCCCGTGGAGAGTTGTGTCCGCAGCTTTGCTCGCTCGGACGAGCTGAACCGCCACCTGCGCATCCACACCGGCCACAAGCCCTTCCAGTGCCGAATCTGCCTGCGCAACTTCAGCCGCAGCGACCACCTCACCACGCACGTGCGCACCCACACGGGAGAGAAGCCCTTCGCCTGCGATGTGTGTGGCCGTCGCTTTGCGCGCAGCGACGAGAAGAAACGACACGGCAAGGTGCATCTGAAGCAGAAGGCTCGGGCCGAGGAGAGACTCAAGGGGCTCGGCTTTTACGCGCTGGGCCTCTCCTTCGCAGCCTTGTAG